In one Corallococcus sp. EGB genomic region, the following are encoded:
- a CDS encoding transglycosylase domain-containing protein, whose product MGLGLCGLGLMWMVFLAAVEGAYQVSLRRLPSLPTPPDATDRLPANVARVYWSLFEREGAMTVEPAWTWTAVWTVARNIVSRPSSMHVPPGWTLADTVARQWSPDGSPPPRWSERLTLGIWLTRHWSAEELLAFKARRMPLGHGLHDLPEAARHYLGKEASDLSLAEAALLVTMIEDPRSRSHPECFIDRLQPRRDGQLRHMRLAGMLTPEEEAEARAGPVVLSLPPPAQHPCPPP is encoded by the coding sequence GTGGGCCTCGGACTGTGCGGGCTGGGCCTCATGTGGATGGTATTCCTGGCCGCGGTGGAGGGGGCGTACCAGGTGTCGCTGCGAAGGCTTCCCTCGCTCCCCACCCCGCCGGACGCCACCGACCGGCTGCCCGCGAACGTCGCCCGGGTGTACTGGAGCCTGTTCGAGCGCGAGGGCGCGATGACGGTGGAGCCCGCGTGGACCTGGACCGCCGTGTGGACCGTCGCGCGCAACATCGTGTCCAGGCCTTCATCGATGCACGTACCTCCGGGATGGACGCTCGCGGACACGGTCGCCCGGCAATGGAGCCCGGACGGTTCGCCTCCTCCTCGGTGGAGTGAGCGGTTGACGTTGGGCATCTGGCTCACGCGTCACTGGTCGGCGGAGGAGTTGCTGGCTTTCAAGGCGCGGCGGATGCCGCTGGGGCACGGCCTCCATGATCTACCCGAAGCGGCCCGGCACTACCTGGGCAAGGAGGCTTCGGACCTCTCGCTGGCGGAGGCGGCGCTGCTCGTGACGATGATTGAGGATCCACGGTCGCGGAGCCATCCTGAATGTTTCATCGACCGGCTTCAGCCACGCAGGGATGGGCAGCTGCGCCACATGCGCCTGGCCGGAATGCTGACACCCGAAGAGGAAGCGGAGGCGCGTGCCGGGCCTGTCGTCCTGAGCCTCCCGCCTCCCGCGCAGCATCCCTGCCCACCGCCATGA
- a CDS encoding MerR family transcriptional regulator, with the protein MQHTELKVGELARRTGLSIRALHHYDEIGLLKPSAHTASGHRLYTAADIARLSHILSLKQLGFSLEEISETLGRADFSALRVVELRLQRAREQLAEQRQLCDRLDSLARQLRAAEPVSADDFLRTIEAMTLFEKHYTPEQLKELEARRQAMGDEAIQQVEAEWPRLIASMREQMEQGADPASEPVRALATRWRELIRAFTGGNPGIEKSLQKMHQQEPQLAQRQGRDPKLMEYVGRAMACLDAPK; encoded by the coding sequence ATGCAGCACACGGAGCTGAAGGTGGGAGAGCTGGCCCGGCGCACGGGGCTGTCCATCCGTGCGCTGCACCATTACGACGAGATTGGCTTGCTCAAGCCCTCGGCGCACACGGCGTCGGGGCACCGGCTCTACACGGCGGCGGACATCGCCCGCCTGAGTCACATCCTGTCGCTCAAGCAGCTCGGGTTCTCGCTGGAGGAGATTTCCGAGACGTTGGGCCGGGCGGACTTCTCCGCCCTGCGCGTGGTGGAGCTGCGGCTCCAGCGGGCCCGGGAGCAGCTGGCGGAACAGCGTCAGCTCTGCGACCGCCTGGATTCCCTCGCACGGCAGCTGCGCGCGGCGGAGCCGGTCTCCGCCGACGACTTCCTGAGGACCATCGAAGCCATGACCCTGTTCGAGAAGCACTACACCCCGGAGCAGTTGAAGGAGCTGGAGGCCCGCCGCCAGGCGATGGGCGACGAAGCCATCCAGCAGGTGGAGGCCGAGTGGCCCCGCCTCATCGCGAGCATGCGCGAGCAGATGGAGCAGGGCGCAGACCCCGCCTCCGAGCCGGTGCGCGCCCTGGCCACGCGCTGGCGCGAACTCATCCGCGCCTTCACGGGAGGCAACCCCGGCATCGAGAAGTCGCTCCAGAAGATGCACCAGCAGGAGCCCCAGCTGGCTCAGCGCCAGGGCCGCGACCCGAAGCTCATGGAGTACGTGGGCCGCGCCATGGCCTGTCTGGACGCGCCGAAGTAA
- the rsgA gene encoding ribosome small subunit-dependent GTPase A, which yields MSLETLGWGPDLDLALTSLVSQSSSLVPGRVVRQQRGLLTVQTAGAAFLARAAGRLLHQAQGVEALPTVGDWVLLQPPASGDGEALMHTVLPRRSLLKRREAGSEHDGQLIAANVDVVFLVAALDGNYNPRRIERALTLAWNSGATPVVLLSKADLADNATARVLEVEALAPGVDVLAVSARTGLGVEGVRARVPPGRTGVLLGSSGVGKSTLTNRLLDAAKLVTQPVRPEDDKGRHTTTHRELFVLEHGGLIIDGPGMRELGLWGDEEEGLAQAFADVLALATGCRFSNCGHQGEPGCAVRAAVEDGTLTEERRASFEKLLREQAFQHRQTDAAAQREHKRAQRNQSNAGWARTRSKRRGE from the coding sequence GTGTCACTCGAAACCCTCGGTTGGGGTCCCGACCTCGACCTCGCGCTGACCTCACTCGTCTCGCAGTCTTCTTCCCTCGTCCCCGGGCGCGTCGTGCGCCAGCAGCGGGGACTGCTCACCGTGCAGACCGCGGGCGCGGCCTTCCTCGCTCGCGCGGCCGGGCGCCTCCTCCATCAGGCCCAGGGCGTGGAGGCCCTGCCCACCGTGGGCGACTGGGTCCTCCTGCAACCGCCCGCGTCCGGTGACGGCGAGGCGCTGATGCACACCGTGCTGCCCCGCCGCAGCCTCCTGAAGCGGCGCGAGGCGGGCAGCGAACACGACGGCCAGCTCATCGCCGCCAACGTGGACGTGGTGTTCCTCGTCGCGGCGCTGGACGGCAACTACAACCCCCGCCGCATCGAGCGCGCCCTCACCCTCGCCTGGAACAGCGGCGCCACGCCCGTCGTGCTCCTGAGCAAGGCGGACCTCGCGGACAACGCCACGGCGCGGGTCCTGGAGGTGGAGGCCCTGGCGCCCGGCGTGGACGTGCTCGCGGTGAGCGCGAGGACCGGCCTGGGCGTGGAGGGCGTGCGCGCCCGGGTTCCTCCCGGCAGGACGGGCGTGCTGCTGGGCTCGTCCGGCGTGGGCAAGTCCACGCTCACCAACCGGCTGCTGGACGCCGCGAAGCTCGTCACCCAGCCCGTGCGGCCGGAGGACGACAAGGGCCGTCACACCACCACGCACCGCGAGCTGTTCGTGCTGGAGCACGGCGGCCTCATCATCGACGGACCCGGCATGCGCGAGCTGGGCCTGTGGGGCGACGAAGAGGAGGGGCTGGCCCAGGCCTTCGCGGACGTGCTCGCGCTGGCCACCGGCTGCCGCTTCAGCAACTGCGGCCACCAGGGCGAACCGGGCTGCGCGGTGAGGGCGGCGGTGGAGGACGGCACGCTCACCGAGGAGCGGCGCGCGAGCTTCGAGAAGCTCCTGCGCGAACAGGCCTTCCAGCACCGCCAGACGGACGCCGCCGCGCAACGCGAGCACAAGCGGGCGCAACGCAACCAGTCCAACGCGGGCTGGGCGCGCACACGCTCGAAGCGGCGCGGCGAATAG
- a CDS encoding TetR/AcrR family transcriptional regulator: MARPRTFDEAQVLRAVRDQFWSKGYAATSMDDLMQATGLGKGSLYGAFGDKHQLFLKVFDAYCVSSLESVKKTLEGPDAGALERLRRFMLGAATASAAPANRRGCLLARGTSELASQDAQVADRALETFQGLEAAFVRCLEQARAHGDLAAHADPRRWGAMLLAVFRGLEAVGKAGMDEAHLRGMVETAFEGLPATPRRRR, from the coding sequence ATGGCTCGGCCTCGGACATTCGATGAAGCGCAGGTGCTGCGGGCGGTGCGCGACCAGTTCTGGAGCAAGGGCTACGCGGCGACCTCCATGGATGACCTGATGCAGGCCACGGGGCTGGGCAAGGGCAGCCTCTACGGGGCCTTTGGCGACAAGCATCAGCTCTTCTTGAAGGTGTTCGACGCGTACTGCGTGAGCTCCCTGGAGTCGGTGAAGAAGACGCTGGAGGGCCCGGACGCCGGGGCGCTGGAGCGGCTGCGCCGGTTCATGCTGGGAGCGGCCACCGCGTCAGCGGCGCCCGCGAACCGGCGCGGGTGCCTGCTGGCGCGGGGCACGTCGGAGCTGGCGTCGCAGGACGCGCAGGTGGCGGACCGGGCGCTGGAGACCTTCCAGGGGCTGGAGGCCGCGTTCGTGCGCTGCCTGGAGCAGGCCAGGGCGCATGGGGACCTGGCGGCCCACGCGGACCCGAGGAGGTGGGGCGCCATGTTGCTCGCGGTCTTCCGCGGGCTGGAGGCCGTGGGCAAGGCGGGCATGGATGAAGCCCACCTGCGCGGCATGGTGGAGACGGCGTTCGAGGGGCTGCCCGCCACGCCGAGGCGGCGCCGCTAG
- a CDS encoding SDR family NAD(P)-dependent oxidoreductase, which translates to MGRLDGKVAVVTGGTTGIGFATAKRFAQEGAKVFLTGRRQAEVDRAVHEIGHGAVGVRGDVSVMADLDRLYARVKEDAGHVDVVFANAGLGEFAALGSITEAHFDQTFNVNVKGTLFTVQKALPLLKDGGSIVLTGSTAGSDGSAAFSVYAATKAAIRSFARTWASDLKGRRIRVNTLSPGPIDTPGLNGLAPDAAGATQLKEFLTSLIPLGRMGQPDEVAKAALFLASDDSSFVNGAELFVDGGAGQV; encoded by the coding sequence ATGGGCAGGCTCGACGGGAAGGTGGCGGTCGTCACGGGTGGAACCACGGGCATCGGCTTCGCGACGGCGAAGCGCTTCGCGCAGGAGGGGGCGAAGGTGTTCCTCACCGGGCGCCGGCAGGCGGAGGTGGACCGGGCGGTGCATGAGATTGGCCACGGCGCGGTGGGCGTGCGCGGGGACGTGTCCGTGATGGCGGACCTGGACCGGCTCTACGCGCGGGTGAAGGAGGACGCGGGGCACGTGGACGTGGTGTTCGCCAACGCGGGCCTGGGCGAGTTCGCAGCGCTGGGCTCCATCACGGAGGCGCACTTCGACCAGACGTTCAACGTCAACGTGAAGGGCACGCTGTTCACGGTGCAGAAGGCGCTGCCGCTCTTGAAGGACGGCGGCTCCATCGTCCTGACGGGCTCCACGGCGGGCTCGGACGGCTCGGCGGCGTTCAGCGTCTACGCGGCGACGAAGGCGGCCATCCGCTCGTTCGCGCGCACGTGGGCGTCTGATTTGAAGGGGCGGCGCATCCGGGTGAACACGCTCAGCCCGGGCCCCATCGACACGCCGGGACTCAACGGGCTGGCGCCCGACGCGGCGGGGGCGACGCAGCTGAAGGAGTTCCTCACCAGCCTCATCCCGCTGGGCCGCATGGGGCAGCCGGACGAGGTGGCGAAGGCGGCGCTGTTCCTGGCGTCGGACGACAGCAGCTTCGTCAACGGCGCGGAGCTCTTCGTGGACGGCGGCGCCGGACAGGTCTGA
- a CDS encoding 2-oxo acid dehydrogenase subunit E2: MNLDLHPASEASALRKLALGAWRAPRDPSAYASLEVRMEPALAFMATHRTRTGRRLTVTHLVAKAAADALRRYPEANVVLRGQRPWLREDVGVCVLVVQPAAGASRVDLTTATVHRADEKSLEALADAMEARVSRVRAREDVEIERGKRRSSLLPGWLMGPALRLLSFVWYGLNVDLRRVGMPFDPFGSVAVTNLGSLGLEQGFVAMVPYTRVPLLLAPGRVRDVPVVEAGALVPGKAMTLTCTWDARLIDVDLAARVLRHIGGALEDPRGWDAPGTEAR; the protein is encoded by the coding sequence GTGAACCTGGACCTCCACCCCGCGTCTGAAGCCAGTGCCCTGCGCAAGCTCGCGCTGGGGGCGTGGCGCGCGCCCCGCGACCCCAGCGCCTACGCGTCGCTGGAGGTCCGCATGGAGCCGGCGCTCGCGTTCATGGCCACGCACCGCACGCGCACGGGCCGCCGGCTGACGGTGACACACCTGGTGGCGAAGGCCGCGGCGGACGCGCTGCGCCGCTACCCGGAGGCCAACGTCGTGCTCCGGGGCCAGCGCCCGTGGCTGCGCGAGGACGTGGGCGTCTGCGTGCTGGTGGTGCAGCCTGCGGCCGGTGCGTCGCGCGTGGACCTGACCACGGCCACGGTGCACCGCGCGGATGAGAAGTCATTGGAGGCGCTGGCGGACGCCATGGAGGCGCGGGTGTCACGGGTCCGCGCGCGCGAGGACGTGGAGATCGAGCGGGGCAAGCGCCGCTCGTCGCTCCTGCCCGGCTGGTTGATGGGGCCCGCGCTGCGGCTGTTGTCCTTCGTCTGGTACGGCCTGAACGTGGACCTGCGCCGGGTGGGCATGCCGTTTGACCCGTTCGGCTCGGTGGCGGTGACGAACCTGGGCTCGCTGGGGCTGGAGCAGGGCTTCGTCGCCATGGTGCCCTACACGCGCGTGCCGCTGCTCCTGGCGCCCGGGCGCGTGCGGGACGTGCCCGTGGTGGAGGCTGGCGCACTGGTGCCCGGCAAGGCGATGACGCTCACCTGCACCTGGGACGCGCGCCTCATCGACGTGGACCTGGCCGCGCGGGTGCTCCGGCACATCGGCGGCGCGCTGGAGGATCCCCGGGGGTGGGATGCACCAGGGACCGAAGCGCGGTAG
- a CDS encoding DUF1684 domain-containing protein — protein sequence MSTLALVLSLALQTSPPAKPLPKPAAQTAQKKAPAEDVSAATQAWHAERLQRLTSPDGWLTLVGLTWLKEGEQTAGSAPDSEVPLPAPAPSKAGTFVRHGDTVSFQPAPGAAFTLEGKPFAGGALKTDEKGAPDVVRLEGVSFQIIRRQDRLGVRVKDSEAAARKQFHGIPTYPASEAWKVEARLVPDEKPRTLSVPTVLGYAEEMKSAGTLVFTVAGKEYRLMPVLEEGSDELFIIFGDETNRDTTYGAGRFLGAPLPDKDGRVVLDFNRAYNPPCAFTRFATCPLPPRGNRLAVRVEAGEKRAGDH from the coding sequence ATGAGCACCCTCGCCCTGGTCCTGTCCCTGGCCCTGCAAACCTCGCCCCCCGCGAAGCCCCTCCCCAAGCCCGCCGCGCAGACGGCGCAGAAGAAGGCCCCCGCGGAGGACGTCTCCGCCGCCACCCAGGCGTGGCACGCGGAGCGGCTGCAACGCCTGACGTCGCCGGACGGCTGGCTCACGCTGGTGGGGCTCACGTGGCTGAAGGAGGGCGAGCAGACGGCCGGTTCCGCGCCCGACAGCGAGGTGCCCCTGCCCGCGCCGGCGCCGTCCAAGGCGGGCACCTTCGTGCGTCACGGCGACACCGTGAGCTTCCAGCCCGCCCCGGGCGCGGCCTTCACGCTGGAGGGCAAACCGTTCGCGGGAGGAGCGCTGAAGACAGACGAGAAGGGCGCGCCGGATGTGGTGCGGCTGGAAGGTGTCAGCTTTCAGATCATCCGCCGGCAGGACCGGCTGGGCGTGCGGGTGAAGGATTCAGAGGCCGCGGCGCGCAAGCAATTCCATGGCATCCCAACGTATCCGGCGAGCGAGGCGTGGAAGGTGGAGGCGCGGCTGGTGCCGGACGAAAAGCCTCGCACGCTCAGCGTGCCCACGGTGCTGGGGTACGCGGAGGAGATGAAGTCCGCCGGCACGCTCGTCTTCACGGTGGCGGGCAAGGAGTACCGCCTGATGCCCGTCCTGGAGGAGGGGTCGGACGAGCTGTTCATCATCTTCGGCGACGAGACGAACCGCGACACCACCTACGGCGCCGGCCGCTTCCTCGGAGCGCCGCTGCCGGACAAGGACGGGCGCGTCGTGCTGGACTTCAACCGCGCCTACAACCCGCCCTGCGCCTTCACGCGCTTCGCCACCTGCCCGCTGCCTCCGCGCGGCAACCGCCTGGCCGTGCGCGTGGAGGCAGGCGAGAAGCGCGCGGGCGACCACTGA
- a CDS encoding type 1 glutamine amidotransferase domain-containing protein, with amino-acid sequence MARIAFIMANDFEDSEFQVPYDKVKQAGHEPVVIGVEAGKTLKGKKGAEVRTEKAVKDVKASDFAALVIPGGYSPDHLRMDIAMVGFVRDFFKADKTIAAVCHAPWMLVEADIADERTVTSFPSIKTDLINAGARWVDRQVVEDGNLITSRKPDDLDAFSAALLRQLKDGIAPRLESPLAPEAAADRAPPVH; translated from the coding sequence ATGGCGCGCATCGCATTCATCATGGCGAACGACTTCGAGGACTCCGAGTTCCAGGTCCCCTACGACAAGGTCAAGCAGGCGGGCCACGAGCCCGTCGTCATCGGCGTGGAGGCAGGCAAGACGCTCAAGGGAAAGAAGGGCGCGGAAGTCCGCACGGAGAAGGCGGTGAAGGACGTGAAGGCCTCGGACTTCGCCGCGCTGGTGATTCCCGGCGGCTACTCGCCGGACCACCTGCGCATGGACATCGCCATGGTCGGCTTCGTGCGCGACTTCTTCAAGGCGGACAAGACCATCGCCGCCGTCTGCCACGCGCCGTGGATGCTGGTGGAGGCGGACATCGCGGACGAGCGCACCGTCACCTCGTTCCCCTCCATCAAGACAGACCTCATCAACGCCGGCGCGCGCTGGGTGGACCGCCAGGTGGTGGAGGACGGCAACCTCATCACGTCCCGCAAGCCGGATGACCTGGACGCCTTCAGCGCCGCCCTGCTGCGCCAGCTGAAGGACGGCATCGCCCCCCGTCTGGAGTCGCCGCTGGCCCCGGAAGCCGCCGCGGACCGCGCACCGCCAGTGCATTGA
- a CDS encoding sorbosone dehydrogenase family protein — translation MSSRRLLLSALVVLTASASACRKSQAQGTASPADCILVEDGWGPDGSVPITVDVVAGGLEVPWGVAFLPGQDGDALITERPGRVRLLRQGQLQPAPVATLPLSANGEGGLLGIAAHPDFATNRWFYLYVTTQADGKAQNRVERWTLSPEGTSATFERVIFGDIPSAKYHDGGRLRFGPDGMLYVGTGDARDPDLSQDMASPSGKLLRLTPEGGVPGDNPFPHSPVFLLGVRNTQGFDWKDATTLYVTDHGPSGETMRFGHDEVNVVKAGDNLGWPGIYSCETQGGRVTPSLTFDDAMPPGGAAIYTGSALPEWKGSLLVGTLKSQHLHRVEFDAREPRRVAKHEVYLRNTWGRLRDVLMGPDGHLYVTTSNCDGRGECGPSKDLLLRVRR, via the coding sequence ATGAGCTCCCGACGCCTGCTCCTGTCCGCCCTCGTGGTGCTCACCGCCTCCGCCTCCGCCTGCCGCAAGAGCCAGGCGCAGGGGACGGCCTCCCCCGCGGACTGCATCCTGGTGGAGGACGGCTGGGGGCCGGACGGCAGCGTGCCCATCACCGTGGACGTGGTGGCCGGAGGGCTGGAGGTCCCCTGGGGCGTGGCCTTCCTGCCGGGCCAGGACGGCGATGCGCTCATCACCGAGCGGCCGGGCCGCGTGCGGCTGTTGCGCCAGGGCCAGCTGCAGCCCGCGCCCGTGGCCACGCTGCCCCTGTCGGCGAACGGCGAGGGCGGCCTGCTGGGCATCGCCGCGCACCCGGACTTCGCGACGAACCGCTGGTTCTACCTGTACGTCACCACCCAGGCGGACGGGAAGGCGCAGAACCGGGTGGAGCGCTGGACGCTGTCACCGGAGGGCACGAGCGCGACCTTCGAGCGCGTCATCTTCGGCGACATCCCGTCCGCGAAGTACCACGACGGCGGGCGGCTGCGCTTCGGGCCGGACGGCATGCTGTACGTGGGCACGGGCGACGCTCGCGACCCGGACCTGTCCCAGGACATGGCCAGCCCCTCGGGCAAGCTGCTGCGGCTGACGCCGGAGGGCGGCGTGCCCGGGGACAATCCCTTTCCCCATTCGCCCGTGTTCCTGCTGGGCGTGCGCAACACGCAAGGCTTTGACTGGAAGGACGCCACCACGCTGTACGTCACCGACCATGGCCCCAGCGGCGAGACGATGCGCTTTGGCCACGACGAGGTGAACGTGGTGAAGGCGGGCGACAACCTGGGATGGCCCGGCATCTACTCGTGCGAGACGCAGGGCGGGCGCGTCACCCCGTCCCTCACCTTCGATGACGCCATGCCCCCGGGCGGCGCCGCCATCTACACGGGCAGCGCGCTCCCGGAGTGGAAGGGGTCGCTGCTGGTGGGCACGCTGAAGTCCCAGCACCTGCACCGGGTGGAGTTCGACGCGCGGGAGCCGCGCCGCGTGGCGAAGCATGAGGTGTACCTGCGCAACACCTGGGGCCGCCTGCGCGACGTGCTGATGGGCCCGGACGGCCACCTGTACGTCACCACCAGCAACTGCGACGGCCGGGGCGAGTGCGGCCCCAGCAAGGACCTGCTCCTGCGCGTGCGGCGTTAG
- a CDS encoding ABC transporter permease, whose amino-acid sequence MNLNHVAGIALRQFYLYKGNFARVVPLFAWVAIDMVLWGFMTRYLNQVTASGYDFVPALLGAVLLWDFFARVMQGLTTGFFEDVWSRNFLNVFATPLTLPEYVGGLVVTSIATSAIGLTVMLLMSTVVFGLSFAAYGAMIIPFVMVLFLFGIALGILASALVLRLGPASEWFVWPIPSLLSPFVGVFYPLSTLPQWMRWIAKLLPPSYVFEGVRTLVAGGEFSGATLGWGFALALLDIVLAGWVFQRVYRYAVRTGLLARYSAESVT is encoded by the coding sequence ATGAACCTGAACCACGTCGCGGGCATCGCGCTGCGCCAGTTCTATCTCTACAAGGGCAACTTCGCGCGCGTGGTGCCGCTGTTCGCGTGGGTGGCCATCGACATGGTGCTGTGGGGCTTCATGACCCGGTACCTCAACCAGGTCACCGCCTCCGGTTACGACTTCGTGCCGGCGCTGCTGGGCGCGGTGCTGCTCTGGGACTTCTTCGCGCGCGTGATGCAGGGGCTCACCACGGGCTTCTTCGAGGACGTCTGGTCGCGCAACTTCCTCAACGTCTTCGCCACGCCGCTCACGCTGCCGGAGTACGTGGGCGGCCTGGTGGTGACGAGCATCGCCACCAGCGCCATTGGCCTCACCGTCATGCTGCTGATGTCCACGGTGGTGTTCGGCCTGTCCTTCGCGGCCTACGGGGCGATGATCATCCCCTTCGTGATGGTGCTGTTCCTCTTCGGCATCGCGCTGGGCATCCTCGCCAGCGCGCTGGTGCTGCGCCTGGGCCCCGCGTCGGAGTGGTTCGTCTGGCCCATCCCCAGCCTGCTGTCCCCGTTCGTGGGCGTCTTCTATCCGCTGTCCACGCTGCCCCAGTGGATGCGGTGGATCGCGAAGCTGCTGCCCCCGTCCTACGTCTTCGAGGGCGTGCGCACGCTGGTGGCCGGCGGCGAGTTCTCCGGCGCCACGCTCGGCTGGGGCTTCGCGCTGGCGCTGCTGGACATCGTGCTGGCGGGCTGGGTCTTCCAGCGCGTCTACCGCTACGCGGTGCGCACGGGGCTGCTGGCCCGCTACAGCGCGGAGAGCGTGACCTAA
- a CDS encoding ABC transporter ATP-binding protein, with protein MKSGSLDTLVLSVTDLRKTYGGRAAVDGISFDVRRNEIVGLLGPNGAGKSTTINMLLGVLQPTSGSIRIEGTDLGTQRVKALSCTNFAAVYAPLPGNLTVAQNLRVFGLIYGVKGLSARIEALLEEYDLKRFRDAKCGVLSSGEQTRVSLAKAMLNEPRLLLLDEPTASLDPATALDIRTRIKAFAAKGHSSVLWTSHNMYEVESVCDRVLFLARGKVLLEGDPKTLPREHGKATLEELFIAVANEPLLLERTETP; from the coding sequence ATGAAATCCGGCTCGCTGGACACCCTGGTGCTCTCCGTCACGGACCTGCGAAAGACGTATGGCGGCCGTGCGGCCGTGGACGGCATCTCCTTCGACGTGCGCCGCAACGAAATCGTGGGGCTGCTGGGCCCCAACGGAGCGGGCAAGAGCACCACCATCAACATGCTGCTGGGCGTGCTCCAGCCCACCTCCGGCTCCATCCGCATCGAGGGCACCGACCTGGGGACCCAGCGGGTGAAGGCGCTGTCCTGCACCAACTTCGCCGCCGTCTACGCGCCCCTGCCCGGCAACCTCACCGTGGCCCAGAACCTGCGCGTCTTCGGCCTCATCTATGGCGTGAAGGGGCTGTCCGCCCGCATCGAGGCCCTGCTGGAGGAGTACGACCTGAAGCGCTTCCGCGACGCCAAGTGCGGCGTGCTGTCGTCCGGTGAGCAGACGCGCGTGTCCCTGGCCAAGGCCATGCTCAACGAGCCCCGCCTGCTGCTGTTGGACGAACCCACGGCGTCGCTGGACCCGGCCACCGCGCTGGACATCCGCACCCGCATCAAGGCCTTCGCCGCGAAGGGACACAGCAGCGTGCTGTGGACGTCCCACAACATGTACGAGGTGGAGTCCGTCTGCGACCGCGTCCTCTTCCTGGCGCGCGGCAAGGTGCTGCTGGAGGGAGACCCGAAGACGCTGCCCCGCGAGCACGGCAAGGCCACGCTGGAGGAGCTGTTCATCGCCGTGGCCAACGAGCCGCTGTTGCTCGAGAGGACCGAAACGCCATGA